In Papio anubis isolate 15944 chromosome 17, Panubis1.0, whole genome shotgun sequence, the following are encoded in one genomic region:
- the PDE6G gene encoding retinal rod rhodopsin-sensitive cGMP 3',5'-cyclic phosphodiesterase subunit gamma translates to MNLEPPKAEFRSATRVVGGPVTPRKGPPKFKQRQTRQFKSKPPKKGVQGFGDDIPGMEGLGTDITVICPWEAFNHLELHELAQYGII, encoded by the exons ATGAACCTGGAGCCGCCCAAGGCTGAGTTCCGGTCAGCCACCAGGGTGGTCGGGGGACCTGTCACCCCCAGGAAAGGACCCCCTAAATTTAAGCAGCGACAAACCAGGCAGTTCAAGAGCAAGCCCCCAAAGAAAGGCGTCCAAGG GTTTGGGGATGACATCCCTGGAATGGAAGGCCTGGGAACAG ACATCACGGTCATCTGCCCTTGGGAGGCCTTCAACCACCTGGAGCTGCACGAGCTGGCCCAATATGGCATCATCTAG
- the TSPAN10 gene encoding tetraspanin-10 gives MKQEHKQLPTLKCDSSHDSTVTPASGWGSQLLHFHAQGCTVHRPAQGHGQDQPSSPATEEPAKLSRRLCWGLSVPASRMEEGERSPLLSQETAGQKPLSVHSLPTTGCLDPVPWEDQADAWGCSCCPPETKRQALRGTPGKGPAPSLSIGSSCIKYLIFFSNFLFSLLGLLALAIGLWGLAVKGSLGSDLGGPLPVDPMLGLALGGLVVSTVSLAGCLGALCENTCLLHGFSGGILAFLVLEALAGALVVALWGPLQDSLEHTLRVAIVHYQDDADLRFLLDQVQLGLKCCGAASYQDWQQNLYFNCSSPGVQACSLPASCCIDPREDGASVNDQCGFGVLGLDADAAQRVVHLEGCGPPLRRWLRANLAASGGYAIAVVLLQGAELLLVARLLRVLAARRGAASGPGARGEDRAGPQSPGPGAPAAADLARG, from the exons ATGAAGCAAGAACACAAACAACTACCAA CTCTAAAATGTGATTCTTCACATGACTCAACTGTGACTCCGGCATCTGGGTGGGGCTCGCAGCTCCTCCATTTCCATGCCCAGGGCTGCACCGTTCACAGACCAGCCCAAGGCCACGGTCAGGACCAGCCCAGCAGCCCAGCCACAGAGGAGCCAGCGAAGCTCTCCCGGCGCCTGTGCTGGGGGCTTTCTGTTCCAGCATCAAggatggaggaaggggagaggagccCCTTACTGTCCCAG GAAACTGCAGGCCAGAAGCCCCTCTCTGTGCACAGTCTACCCACCACAGGCTGTCTAGATCCAGTGCCCTGGGAGGACCAGGCGGACGCCTGGGGCTGCAGCTGCTGTCCCCCAGAGACCAAGCGCCAGGCCTTGAGGGGCACCCCTGGGAAAGGACCAGCCCCTTCCCTGTCCATAGGAAGCAGCTGTATCAAGTATCTGATCTTCTTCTCCAActtcctcttctccctgctgGGGCTGCTGGCCCTGGCCATCGGGCTCTGGGGCCTGGCCGTCAAGGGGTCTCTGGGAAGTGATCTGGGGGGGCCCCTGCCCGTAGACCCCATGCTGGGGCTGGCACTGGGGGGGCTGGTAGTCAGCACAGTGAGCCTGGCTGGCTGCCTGGGCGCCCTCTGTGAGAACACCTGCCTGTTACATGGCTTCTCCGGGGGCATCCTTGCCTTCCTGGTGCTTGAGGCCCTGGCGGGGGCCCTGGTGGTGGCCCTCTGGGGCCCGCTGCAAGACAGCCTGGAGCACACCCTGCGTGTGGCCATCGTTCACTACCAGGACGACGCAGACCTGCGCTTCCTTCTCGACCAAGTCCAGCTCGGGCTGAAGTGCTGCGGGGCTGCCTCCTACCAGGACTGGCAGCAGAACCT GTACTTTAACTGCAGCTCCCCCGGGGTGCAGGCCTGCAGCCTTCCTGCCTCCTGCTGCATCGACCCCCGAGAAGATGGAGCCTCTGTCAACGACCAGTGCGGCTTCGGGGTCCTGGGCCTGGATGCGGACGCAGCTCAGAGAGTGGTGCACCTGGAGGGCTGCGGCCCGCCGCTGCGGCGGTGGCTGCGCGCAAACCTGGCGGCCTCGGGCGGCTACGCAATCGCGGTGGTGCTGCTGCAGGGCGCAGAGCTCCTGCTGGTCGCCCGGCTGCTCCGGGTACTCGCTGCCCGCAGGGGCGCGGCGTCGGGCCCCGGAGCGCGCGGGGAGGACCGCGCTGGCCCCCAGAGCCCCGGCCCCGGCGCCCCGGCGGCTGCCGACCTCGCCCGGGGCTGA